The proteins below are encoded in one region of Labeo rohita strain BAU-BD-2019 chromosome 15, IGBB_LRoh.1.0, whole genome shotgun sequence:
- the dynll2a gene encoding dynein, light chain, LC8-type 2a: MTDRKAVIKNADMSEDMQQDAVDCATQAMEKYNIEKDIAAYIKKEFDKKYNPTWHCIVGRNFGSYVTHETKHFIYFYLGQVAILLFKSG, encoded by the exons ATGACCGACAGGAAGGCTGTGATCAAGAACGCTGACATGTCTGAAGACATGCAGCAGGATGCGGTGGACTGTGCCACGCAGGCCATGGAGAAATACAACATAGAGAAGGACATTGCCGCGTACATCAAAAAG GAGTTCGATAAGAAATACAATCCTACGTGGCACTGCATTGTGGGAAGGAACTTCGGCAGCTACGTGACCCATGAGACGAAACACTTCATTTACTTCTACTTGGGCCAGGTGGCCATTCTCCTCTTCAAGTCTGGCTGA